A region of Salvia splendens isolate huo1 chromosome 17, SspV2, whole genome shotgun sequence DNA encodes the following proteins:
- the LOC121774426 gene encoding probable pectinesterase 29 has protein sequence MLSYKWYICTFLALLSSTSSITATLEEKRIMPHIIFVDQCGNGKNSFRSIQAAINSVPSNNKRWIQINIKRGVYREKVTIPSDKPYIYLKGAGKRHTVIVWNGHGSIDTSPTFDSQADHIVAKGLKFVNSYNSPPDGNHNPMERAVAARIQGDKSAFYKCGFFGLQDTLWDAGGRHYYKRCTIGGAVDFIFGAAQSLYEGCTISVDAGALRGSQGYITAQGRQNPGDTSGFVFKHCNIVGSGHAFLGRPWRNYARVLFYDTQMSNVVVPQGWYIWNSAGHEGQLTLSEYKSHGPGANSEERVKWEKKLSEEEVKKLASFSFIDKEGSWINQALFTILDAQLTD, from the exons ATGTTAAGTTATAAATGGTATATCTGCACATTTCTTGCTCTACTATCATCAACTTCATCCATCACTGCCACACTTGAAGAGAAAAGGATAATGCCTCATATTATCTTTGTTGATCAATGTGGGAATGGGAAAAATAGTTTCAGAAGCATCCAAGCAGCCATCAACTCCGTGCCTTCAAACAACAAAAGATGGATTCAAATAAACATCAAACGAGGCGTGTATAG AGAAAAGGTTACAATTCCTTCAGACAAGCCCTACATTTACCTTAAAGGAGCAGGAAAGAGACACACGGTGATCGTGTGGAATGGACATGGCTCCATCGATACGAGCCCAACTTTCGATTCTCAAGCTGATCATATAGTAGCGAAGGGCTTAAAATTTGTC AACTCGTACAACTCCCCGCCTGATGGTAATCATAATCCAATGGAGAGGGCGGTGGCAGCTCGGATTCAAGGCGATAAATCGGCCTTCTACAAATGTGGATTCTTCGGGTTGCAGGACACATTGTGGGATGCTGGAGGCCGGCATTACTACAAGAGATGCACCATTGGAGGTGCCGTAGATTTCATCTTTGGTGCTGCCCAATCCCTATACGAG GGGTGCACAATATCGGTAGATGCTGGAGCTCTAAGGGGAAGCCAAGGCTACATAACAGCTCAAGGGAGGCAGAATCCGGGAGACACGAGCGGGTTCGTGTTCAAACATTGTAACATAGTTGGTAGCGGACATGCCTTCCTCGGAAGGCCGTGGAGAAACTACGCTAGGGTTTTGTTCTACGACACACAAATGTCCAACGTCGTTGTCCCTCAAGGATGGTATATTTGGAACAGCGCAGGCCACGA ggGGCAGCTGACGCTGTCGGAATATAAGTCTCACGGACCAGGGGCGAATAGTGAAGAGAGAGTGAAGTGGGAGAAGAAGTTGAGTGAGGAAGAGGTGAAGAAGTTAGCAAGCTTTTCATTTATTGATAAAGAGGGGAGCTGGATCAATCAAGCATTATTCACCATTTTGGATGCTCAATTAACTGACTAA